A window of the Peromyscus leucopus breed LL Stock chromosome 22, UCI_PerLeu_2.1, whole genome shotgun sequence genome harbors these coding sequences:
- the LOC114687849 gene encoding zinc finger protein 844-like, translated as MRFLPNPKMPSSPIKDTVTYEDVQVNFTHEEWALLDPSQKNLYRDVMLEICDNLTAIGISSVTLDISHVSIRDLERVISVVKHLHGKVFFTDMKEAILERNPMNVINVEKPLQVKVIFTVMKEFIVERNPMNVINVVKHLHGKVFFTDMKEFILERNLMNVITVIKHLHIKLIFTVMKEFIMERNPMNVINVVKHFHIKVIFTITKEIILERNPMNVINVVRHLHGKVIFTVMKEFILERNLMNVINVVKPLHVKVIFTVMKEFMLERNLMNVINVVKHLHGKVLFTGMKEFILERKPMNVINVVKPLHIKVIFTVMKEVIMERNHMNAINQRGTIFTWKSHLHSHERNHIGEKPYGCNQCGRDLHGKDIFAIIKVSCWRQSL; from the exons GATACAGTGACTTATGAGGATGTGCAAGTGAACTTCACCCAtgaagagtgggctttgctggatccttcTCAGAAGAATCTCTACAGAGATGTGATGCTGGAAATCTGTGATAATCTCACTGCTATAG GTATATCATCTGTCACTCTGGATATAAGCCATGTGAGCATAAGGGATCTGGAAAGA gtaatcagtgtggtaaagcatttgcatgGAAAAGTCTTCTTCACAGACATGAAAGAagccatactggagagaaaccctatgaatgtaatcaatgtggaaaagcctttgcAAGTAAAAGTCATCTTCacagtcatgaaagaattcatagtggagagaaaccctatgaatgtaatcaatgtggtaaagcatttgcatgGAAAAGTCTTCTtcacagacatgaaagaattcatactggagagaaaccttatgaatgtaatcactGTGATAAAGCATTTACATATAAAACTGATCTTCacagtcatgaaagaattcataatggagagaaaccctatgaatgtaatcaatgtggtaaaacaTTTCCACATAAAAGTCATCTTTACTATCACGAAAGAaatcatactggagagaaaccctatgaatgtaatcaatgtggtaaggCATTTGCATGGAAAAGTGATCTTCacagtcatgaaagaattcatactggagagaaaccttatgaatgtaatcaatgtggtaaagcctttacacGTAAAAGTCATCTTCacagtcatgaaagaattcatgttggaaagaaaccttatgaatgtaatcaatgtggtaaaacaTTTGCATGGAAAAGTTCTTTTCACAGGCATGAAAGAATTCATTTTGGAGAGAAagcctatgaatgtaatcaatgtggtaaaacctttaCACATAAAAGTGATCTTCACAGTCATGAAAGAAGTCATaatggagagaaaccatatgaatGCAATCAATCAACGTGGTACAATATTTACATGGAAAAGTCATCTTCACAGCCATGAAAGAAATCAtattggagagaaaccctatggatgtaatcaatgtggtagaGATTTGCATGGAAAGGACATCTTTGCAATCATAAAAGTATCATGCTGGAGACAAAGTCTGTGA